One Streptomyces sp. P9-A2 DNA window includes the following coding sequences:
- a CDS encoding LLM class flavin-dependent oxidoreductase, with protein sequence MRLSTVILPIHPWGKAQKTWRRAEELGFHAAYTYDHLSWRTFRDGPWFGALPTLTAAAVVTQNIRLGTLVTSPNFRHPVTLAKELISLDDISGGRVTLGIGAGGSGFDATALGREPWTPRERADRFAEFVPLLDRLLTEDSVSYEGDFYAAHEARGIPGCVQRPRLPFAVAATGPRGLRLAARHGQAWVTTGDPKLYENGTSEQSVHALRGQVEKLADACAEIGRNVAELDKILLTGFTPDRGRPLESLDAFVDFAGRHTELGFTEIVLHWPIPDSDFAADQKIFERIAMEAPAQLG encoded by the coding sequence ATGCGTCTGAGTACGGTGATCCTCCCCATCCACCCGTGGGGCAAAGCACAGAAGACCTGGCGGCGTGCCGAAGAACTCGGGTTCCACGCCGCGTACACGTACGACCACCTCTCCTGGCGGACCTTCCGGGACGGGCCGTGGTTCGGTGCCCTTCCCACGCTCACGGCCGCAGCCGTCGTGACGCAAAATATCCGTTTGGGTACGCTCGTCACGTCGCCGAACTTCCGGCACCCGGTGACCCTGGCCAAGGAGCTGATCTCCCTCGACGACATCTCGGGTGGACGCGTCACCCTCGGTATCGGCGCGGGCGGCTCCGGTTTCGACGCCACCGCGCTCGGCCGGGAGCCGTGGACCCCGCGCGAGCGGGCGGACCGCTTCGCCGAGTTCGTGCCGCTGCTCGACCGGCTGCTCACGGAGGACTCCGTGTCGTACGAGGGCGACTTCTACGCGGCACACGAGGCCCGCGGTATCCCGGGGTGTGTACAGCGGCCCCGGCTGCCGTTCGCCGTGGCCGCCACCGGACCGCGCGGGCTGCGGCTCGCCGCCCGGCACGGGCAGGCGTGGGTGACCACGGGTGACCCCAAGCTGTACGAGAACGGCACATCTGAACAGTCGGTGCACGCCCTTCGCGGTCAGGTGGAGAAGCTGGCCGATGCCTGTGCCGAGATCGGGCGGAACGTGGCCGAGCTGGACAAGATCCTGCTCACGGGGTTCACCCCGGACCGGGGGCGCCCGCTGGAGTCCCTGGACGCGTTCGTCGACTTCGCGGGCCGCCATACGGAGCTGGGCTTCACCGAGATCGTGCTCCACTGGCCCATCCCCGATTCGGACTTCGCGGCGGACCAGAAGATCTTCGAGCGGATCGCCATGGAAGCACCGGCCCAGCTGGGCTGA
- a CDS encoding DNA-binding protein — MSGTLVLDSEALSKLSRRHRDMTVWLDVARRLDLLVVTSAATLVEARDPKVPQSAFDHAVSLAKVRPVTEEIARAASRLLAAESLHGHKYAIGAMLAATAHMEHGDVTVITSDTGDLRRLCRPRIAVESI; from the coding sequence ATGAGCGGGACCCTCGTTCTCGACAGCGAGGCCCTCTCCAAGCTCTCCCGTCGCCACCGTGACATGACCGTATGGCTGGACGTCGCCCGCAGACTGGACCTGCTCGTCGTGACGAGCGCCGCCACGCTGGTGGAGGCACGCGACCCGAAGGTGCCGCAGTCGGCGTTCGACCATGCCGTCTCCCTGGCCAAGGTGCGCCCCGTCACGGAGGAGATCGCACGTGCGGCAAGCAGACTGCTCGCCGCCGAAAGCCTGCACGGTCACAAGTACGCCATCGGTGCGATGCTCGCGGCCACGGCTCACATGGAGCACGGCGACGTCACGGTCATCACGAGCGACACGGGTGACCTGCGCCGACTGTGCCGCCCTCGCATCGCCGTCGAGTCGATCTGA